The Acipenser ruthenus chromosome 25, fAciRut3.2 maternal haplotype, whole genome shotgun sequence genome has a window encoding:
- the LOC131701569 gene encoding fibronectin type III domain-containing protein 5-like, with product MEHFSLSAVLLILSCGSVCLVEADSPTAPVNVTIKHLKANSAEVSWDTLDADIVIGFAISQQKKDMLRFIQELNTTTRSCTLWDLEQDTEYLVHVQSISLSGTSPASDPVLFRTLKEAEKQQSKSKDEVTMLEVGNSTQLRAGEMIIIVVVLIMWAGVIVLFCRQYDIIKDNEPNNNKDKAKNSESECSTPEHPTGGLLRSKV from the exons ATGGAGCATTTTTCTTTGTCGGCTGTGCTTCTAATTCTCAGCTGTGGTAGTGTTTGCTTGGTGGAAGCGG ACAGCCCGACAGCTCCCGTCAATGTCACGATCAAACATCTGAAGGCGAACTCTGCCGAGGTGTCATGGGACACCCTGGACGCGGACATTGTCATCGGCTTCGCAATCTCACAGCAG AAGAAGGACATGCTGCGCTTCATTCAGGAGTTGAACACCACCACACGGTCCTGCACTCTGTGGGATCTGGAGCAGGACACTGAGTACCTCGTCCATGTCCAGTCCATCAGTCTGAGTGGGACCAGCCCGGCCAGCGACCCCGTGCTCTTCAGGACGCTGAAAGAAGCAGAGAAGCAACAATCCAAGAGCAAAG ATGAAGTGACGATGCTGGAGGTTGGAAACAGCACACAGCTGCGAGCGGGAGAAATGATTATCATCGTAGTGGTTTTAATCATGTGGGCAG GTGTGATTGTCCTGTTCTGCAGGCAATATGACATCATCAAAGACAATGAACCAAACAACAACAAGGATAAAGCCAAGAACTCAGAGTCCGAGTGCAGCACACCAGAGCATCCGACTGGGGGGCTGCTGAGGAGCAAGGTATAG